The genomic window CGATATGGTTTTTCTGCCCTTGGTGTCGTAGGGATGTTCAAAGCATTTTCCCTGAAAATGGCAAGGTTTTGCAGGAAAGCGTGGGCATATTTTTCGTGAGCTAGTACACAGAAAACCTTAAACATTCGGATATGCAAACCACTAATTCGCACTAATCGTCACTAATTTTTGCAGGATACGAACCGACTACTGTTGATTAGTGAAGATTAGTGGTTCCAAAACTCGGAAGCCTGAGTTTGCGAAAGTTTAAGTGGTACTGGGCACATAGGTACATAGTCATCAAATAACTGTCCTGCATACGATTTCTGCTCGAGCGGAATGTTTGACCGCAAAGACGCTAAGAAACAAAGAAAATAGATCTTCGCAACTTTGTATCATCGCGGTCAATTAGGATTAGTGTTCATTAGCGTATATTAGTGGTTAGACCTTATTTCTTTTTGGTTAAATGGTTTTGAGATTGGCATACGGATTTTTGGCTAAGGCGCACCGGGCCGTGGTGCTGTGTCGATTGCTGAAGTTTTGGGAGGGAATGACCTTCTTTTTTGACGAATGGGCAGGTCGTGAAAGGATTCGCAACATATCCATCAACGGCGTGGATCTGCAGGTTCGGTCGGGATCATCGGATCTGGACGTGGTCATCAGTAGTCTGGTAGAGGATGAATACGGCCATTTGGATTGCCCCAATCCCCGGATTATCGTCGATGCCGGGGCCAACATTGGGACATCCGCGATCTCCTTTGCCCGGAAATATCCGCATGCAAAGGTATTTGCCATCGAACCCGAAAACGGGAACTATGGCCTGCTTGTGAAAAATACGGAAAGCTATGGCAATGTGGTTCCAATCAAGGCGGCCATCTGGGGCGCGGAGGGGGAGAAGTTTATCCAAAACCGTGCAACCGGAGCCTGGGGCTACACCATCGCCGATGGCGTCGATGGAGCGGAAAGCATGGGACAAGCGACAAAATGCATCACCATGCCGCATTTAATGAAGGAATATGGCATAGAGACCATCGATATCCTGAAAATGGATATCGAGGGCGGCGAAAAGGATGTTTTGGAAAACTCCAGTGCATGGATCGATCGCGTTCAGGTAATGACGGTTGAGCTCCACGATTATATATGCATGGGGTGCGACCGCGCCTTTTATTTGGCGACCCGGTCGTTCAACCGCTTCGAGCGGCATGGTGAAAAGGTTACGGCTTATCGCGAGCAATAAGATGTTTAACGTAGGATTTTGGTTTAAATGACAAGTCAATCGGTAGATGCGGAAAGAATTAAGCGAAGTTTGCTGGTATTGTTCCTCATTGCGGTCTCGGTTTATCTTTCCTGGTTTGGTCTTTCAAAAAACCTGCCATGGATGGGATTGTTGATTCCTGCTTTGGGCGTTGTTACCGCCCTGATAAGCCGTCCTGCCGCCTTGTTTATTCTGATTCTTTTTATTCGTTCGGGCAACTTTATGGTTCCTGGGTTGCCCGGTACGCTTACACTTGCACGCCTTATGCTGCTTATGATGATTGGCTGGGCAATGGTGGAAAGTGCACTTCGCCAAGAGAAGGCTAAAAACTCATATGTACCGGGGATGGATTTTTGGATGGGCGTTTTCCTGTTGGATATCTTTCTCATCATGGCGGTTCGGGGGGCCGGATTCCGCATGCTCGGAGGCTCAAGTTATGGAGGAGCGACCTATGTTGGATTGATTGCCGCAATACTGTTCTATTATTCTGTGGTGCGAATCCGGTTGTCTGATCAACACGTTAAACTGGTTCTAATGGGAATCGTTATTGCATCGATTTTGCCCATGGCCGTCGAGATTCTGGTGTACCATTTTCCGGGGCAGTCTTGGTGGCTAACCTCTTATTTTGACGTGGCTCCTGAATATGCGTTGGGGCAAAAGGGTATGGAGGGTGGCGTCGAACGCTGGGGAACATTTTCCAACTTCGCTTTCGCGCTGATTCCGATCATCTATGTGCTCTGTCGCAACGCGAAGCTTCGCTTTATATTGATTGTGCTGGCAGTCCTGTTGGTAGGCATGACGGGATTTCGCAACCGGGTTTTGAAGGTTGGGACTCTCATCTTCTTCGCCAGCATGTATTATTCAAAAAACCGGATGAAAACATTCATGGGATGGGTTCTGGTCGGCGTGGCAGGATTGGTCGTCCTGGTCATTGCGGCACCCTATCTGCCGCCAGCCATGCAGCGAGCGGTTTCGTTTCTTCCCTTCCTTGAGATCGATTTCGATGTCGCGCGAACCGCGACGGGCTCAGCCACTTGGCGCTTTGATATGTGGAAGGAATATTGTATTCCCAACGTACCAAAATATTTTTTTGTTGGTCGCGGGTTGTCTAGGGATATCACTAGTTTCGCTTGGTTGAGTAGTTCGTGGTATGGGACCTATGAATTCTATTACCATATGGGGCGTTACCATAGCGGGCCGTTTAGTTTGTTATTGGACTATGGTTTGTTAGGTACGGTTTCCTTTACGGTATTCTTTATCATGGTTGTCGTTGATGGGTGGAAGACGGTTAAGCAATATGCCATGCATCTGGATTCCTTCGCAGCGCGATACTATGTCTTTCTTACCTTGCTCATGACCTATAACCTCGTTGCTTTCTATTTGATTTTTGGAGACGTGGATTCACAACTATTGGATTTGCTTTTGATTGCAGCTCAAATGCGAATACTAAAGAAGAACTTTCTTGATGTCGATAGGGTTGATGGCGAATCACTTGTTTCTTGATCTATGTGATCTGGTTTTATTTTGATTCTTTTGATTGTCTTTTAAATATTTTCTTCTATTTGCAGGGTTGCGTGTTGGCTTCGCATATCATTACGGCGTCTGAGGAGCGGCGAATTTAGGGCCTTTTTATTATAATTATCTCAGATGCCGCTCGTCGGACTGATTATGATTGATGAGAAGTTCTCTGGCTTACTGTGTTTTGCGAGTGAAAATTGAGTAATGGATCAACGCTGTTATGAAAAAAGCTATGGGGT from Pontiella desulfatans includes these protein-coding regions:
- a CDS encoding O-antigen ligase family protein, yielding MTSQSVDAERIKRSLLVLFLIAVSVYLSWFGLSKNLPWMGLLIPALGVVTALISRPAALFILILFIRSGNFMVPGLPGTLTLARLMLLMMIGWAMVESALRQEKAKNSYVPGMDFWMGVFLLDIFLIMAVRGAGFRMLGGSSYGGATYVGLIAAILFYYSVVRIRLSDQHVKLVLMGIVIASILPMAVEILVYHFPGQSWWLTSYFDVAPEYALGQKGMEGGVERWGTFSNFAFALIPIIYVLCRNAKLRFILIVLAVLLVGMTGFRNRVLKVGTLIFFASMYYSKNRMKTFMGWVLVGVAGLVVLVIAAPYLPPAMQRAVSFLPFLEIDFDVARTATGSATWRFDMWKEYCIPNVPKYFFVGRGLSRDITSFAWLSSSWYGTYEFYYHMGRYHSGPFSLLLDYGLLGTVSFTVFFIMVVVDGWKTVKQYAMHLDSFAARYYVFLTLLMTYNLVAFYLIFGDVDSQLLDLLLIAAQMRILKKNFLDVDRVDGESLVS
- a CDS encoding FkbM family methyltransferase — protein: MTFFFDEWAGRERIRNISINGVDLQVRSGSSDLDVVISSLVEDEYGHLDCPNPRIIVDAGANIGTSAISFARKYPHAKVFAIEPENGNYGLLVKNTESYGNVVPIKAAIWGAEGEKFIQNRATGAWGYTIADGVDGAESMGQATKCITMPHLMKEYGIETIDILKMDIEGGEKDVLENSSAWIDRVQVMTVELHDYICMGCDRAFYLATRSFNRFERHGEKVTAYREQ